A single Sphingomonas sp. IW22 DNA region contains:
- the bla gene encoding subclass B3 metallo-beta-lactamase, whose translation MKIALASALLLSVTPLSAVAQDHAGQRAEWNRPQQPFRIAGNLYYVGTSELAAYLITDPAGHVLIDVPLAESAPRIAANIEALGFKVRDIRRLLVNHAHWDHADGLAAFKRLSGATLWASAADRATLESGRATDRDDLPPLAPVKVDRILRDGDVVAIGTTRIKAHLTPGHTPGCTSFTLETRDPRISQGRPLKVLLACSMTVAGQRLVNNARYPAAADDFQRSMARMKSIRPAIFLNFHAGGFDLAAKRARQLDGDAAAFVDPSEWPRRRLEAEQAFQTELARQKAEQPAAR comes from the coding sequence ATGAAAATTGCCCTCGCGTCCGCCCTGCTCCTGTCCGTTACCCCGCTGAGCGCGGTCGCGCAGGATCACGCCGGTCAGCGGGCCGAGTGGAATCGGCCGCAACAGCCGTTTCGCATCGCGGGCAATCTCTATTATGTCGGCACCAGCGAACTGGCCGCATATCTGATCACCGACCCCGCCGGGCATGTGCTGATCGACGTCCCTTTGGCCGAAAGCGCCCCCCGGATTGCGGCGAATATCGAAGCGCTCGGCTTCAAGGTGCGCGACATTCGGCGGCTGCTGGTCAATCACGCGCATTGGGATCATGCGGATGGACTAGCCGCGTTCAAACGCCTAAGCGGCGCGACGTTATGGGCGAGTGCAGCGGACAGGGCGACGCTGGAAAGCGGGCGCGCGACCGATCGCGATGACTTGCCGCCACTCGCGCCGGTCAAGGTCGACCGGATCTTGCGCGACGGCGACGTCGTTGCAATCGGGACCACGAGGATCAAGGCGCATCTGACGCCCGGCCATACGCCGGGATGCACCAGCTTTACCCTGGAAACGCGAGACCCCAGGATTTCGCAAGGGCGGCCGCTAAAGGTGTTGCTGGCCTGTAGCATGACCGTTGCTGGACAAAGACTAGTGAACAATGCCCGCTATCCGGCCGCGGCGGATGACTTCCAGCGCAGCATGGCGCGAATGAAGTCGATCAGGCCCGCCATCTTCCTGAACTTCCACGCCGGTGGCTTTGATCTCGCGGCGAAGCGTGCTCGTCAACTTGACGGAGATGCGGCGGCGTTTGTCGATCCGAGCGAGTGGCCGCGCCGCCGACTTGAGGCAGAACAGGCTTTTCAAACGGAATTGGCGCGACAAAAGGCCGAACAACCGGCCGCACGCTGA
- the tyrS gene encoding tyrosine--tRNA ligase, which yields MTEYQSELLRTLTARGYVHQMTDAAALDALAAKQVVPGYIGFDPTAPSLHVGSLVQIMLLRRMQQTGHKPVVLMGGGTGKIGDPSFKDEARKLMTDDVIRTNVASIQTVFERFLTFGDGPTDAVMVDNAEWLDRLEYIPFLRDIGQHFSVNRMLSFDSVKLRLDREQSLSFLEFNYMILQAYDFRELSRRMGVRLQMGGSDQWGNIVNGIELARRVDGTEVYGVTTPLITTADGGKMGKTMSGAVWLNEAALPAYDYWQFWRNTHDADVGRFLRLFTDLPLDEIARLESLGGAEINEAKKILANEATAMCRGREAAELAAETARRTFEEGTAGEALPTHRVDGNSIGVVDALVALGLVASKGEARRLIKGGGARADGVRIEDEGAQLAVGPDGVRLSAGKKHHGMLTSG from the coding sequence ATGACCGAATATCAGTCCGAACTGCTCCGCACGCTGACCGCGCGCGGTTATGTCCACCAGATGACCGATGCCGCCGCGCTGGACGCGCTCGCCGCCAAGCAGGTGGTGCCCGGCTATATCGGCTTCGATCCCACCGCGCCGTCGCTACATGTCGGCAGCCTGGTGCAGATCATGCTGCTCCGGCGGATGCAGCAGACGGGGCACAAGCCCGTCGTGCTGATGGGCGGCGGAACCGGCAAGATCGGCGATCCCAGCTTCAAGGACGAAGCGCGCAAGCTGATGACCGACGACGTCATCCGCACGAACGTCGCGTCGATCCAGACGGTGTTCGAACGCTTCCTGACGTTTGGGGACGGCCCGACCGATGCGGTGATGGTCGACAATGCCGAATGGCTGGACCGGCTGGAATATATCCCCTTCCTGCGCGACATCGGCCAGCATTTCTCGGTCAACCGGATGCTCAGCTTTGATTCGGTCAAGCTTCGTCTGGATCGTGAGCAGTCGCTCAGCTTCCTCGAATTCAACTACATGATCCTTCAGGCCTATGACTTCCGCGAATTGTCGCGTCGCATGGGCGTCCGGCTCCAGATGGGCGGATCGGACCAGTGGGGGAATATCGTCAACGGCATCGAGCTCGCCCGCCGCGTGGACGGGACGGAGGTTTACGGCGTGACGACGCCGCTGATCACCACAGCCGATGGCGGCAAGATGGGCAAGACGATGTCGGGCGCGGTGTGGCTGAATGAAGCCGCGCTGCCCGCTTATGATTACTGGCAATTCTGGCGCAACACGCACGACGCCGATGTCGGCCGCTTCCTGCGCCTGTTCACCGACCTGCCGCTGGATGAGATTGCGCGGCTGGAATCGCTGGGCGGCGCCGAAATCAACGAAGCCAAGAAGATCCTCGCCAACGAAGCGACCGCCATGTGTCGCGGGCGCGAGGCTGCCGAACTGGCCGCCGAAACCGCCCGCCGCACCTTTGAAGAGGGCACCGCGGGTGAGGCGCTGCCGACGCACCGTGTCGATGGGAACTCGATCGGCGTCGTCGATGCGCTGGTCGCGCTGGGGCTCGTCGCTTCAAAGGGCGAGGCACGGCGCCTGATCAAGGGCGGCGGCGCGCGGGCCGACGGCGTTCGGATCGAGGACGAAGGCGCGCAGCTTGCCGTCGGGCCGGACGGGGTGCGGCTGTCTGCGGGCAAGAAGCATCACGGGATGTTGACCTCCGGCTGA
- a CDS encoding sensor histidine kinase translates to MTAPEPIAHARLNAEGHVVAIDGRLSTLNSEAGGGEGLPLALPALAAVATLSMRLGIPVARSVRVADGPEDLMVRASARPIAAGVELKVSGWRRCQVVPLAAGCRDELSFDAADADFIWETDASMVLTAMSGDAALIGQPISRAFDFNGGDGLVGILAATANYDCFVDQPAHLLPSARPVLLSGDTRKDAAGDFAGISGAGRVVEQPEGAEPPPSGFGARFTTRLDRALRAPLQRIVASADSISALADGPLRREYFDYAQDIASAARHLMGLVDDLVDLSAVERTDFRVAADQIDLADIARRAAALLGVRAVASEVRIDRPADDVTLFATGEARRVLQILVNLIGNAVRYSPPGGTVTVVAVRHADSASVIVADDGRGIAHEHHARIFEKFGRVDPTEPGGNGLGLYIAQRLARAMGGGITVESDAGQGARFTLTLPKQ, encoded by the coding sequence GTGACCGCACCCGAACCGATCGCTCATGCTCGGCTGAACGCCGAGGGACATGTGGTCGCGATAGATGGACGCTTGTCGACGCTGAACAGTGAGGCTGGTGGCGGTGAGGGGCTGCCGCTGGCTCTGCCTGCCCTGGCGGCCGTAGCGACGCTGTCGATGCGATTGGGAATACCGGTCGCGCGCAGTGTTCGGGTCGCTGATGGGCCAGAGGATCTGATGGTGCGCGCTAGCGCGCGGCCAATAGCGGCAGGAGTCGAACTAAAGGTCAGCGGCTGGCGCCGATGCCAGGTGGTGCCGCTGGCGGCCGGGTGTCGGGATGAGCTATCGTTTGACGCCGCCGATGCCGATTTCATCTGGGAAACGGATGCCAGCATGGTGTTGACCGCCATGTCGGGCGACGCCGCGCTGATCGGCCAACCGATTTCACGCGCGTTCGATTTCAATGGCGGAGATGGCCTAGTCGGTATCCTGGCCGCGACAGCGAATTACGACTGCTTTGTCGATCAACCGGCTCATCTGCTGCCGTCCGCGCGCCCGGTCCTGTTATCGGGGGATACGCGCAAGGACGCCGCCGGAGACTTTGCCGGTATCAGCGGCGCCGGAAGAGTCGTCGAACAACCGGAAGGAGCGGAACCGCCCCCGTCGGGCTTCGGCGCACGATTTACTACCAGGCTGGACCGGGCGTTGAGAGCGCCGCTTCAGCGGATCGTAGCCAGCGCCGATTCGATCAGCGCCCTGGCTGACGGCCCGCTTCGCCGCGAATATTTCGATTACGCGCAGGACATTGCCAGTGCTGCCCGGCACCTGATGGGGCTAGTGGATGACCTGGTCGACCTTTCAGCTGTTGAACGGACCGATTTCCGCGTCGCTGCCGACCAGATCGATCTAGCTGACATAGCGCGTCGCGCCGCAGCCTTGCTGGGTGTGCGCGCGGTCGCTTCAGAGGTGCGGATTGACCGGCCGGCAGACGATGTGACCCTGTTCGCAACCGGCGAAGCGCGGCGCGTGTTGCAGATCCTGGTCAACCTGATCGGTAACGCGGTCCGGTATTCCCCGCCGGGTGGCACCGTGACGGTCGTTGCCGTGCGGCACGCCGACAGCGCATCGGTCATCGTCGCTGATGACGGACGCGGTATCGCGCATGAACATCATGCACGGATTTTCGAAAAATTCGGTCGGGTCGACCCAACCGAGCCAGGAGGAAATGGCCTGGGTCTGTACATCGCCCAGCGGCTGGCGCGTGCGATGGGCGGCGGCATTACGGTCGAAAGCGACGCCGGGCAGGGGGCGCGTTTCACGCTGACCCTGCCCAAGCAATAG
- a CDS encoding DMT family transporter, whose translation MNALIPIVAALLAGVGVAVQTPTNAALGRTVGSVTLAALVSFSVGTVILLAAWLLADRTPLSQLKGARAWMLLGGAYGAYFVAAVAFAVPRLGLASMLTIVIASQLIAALVIDHFGLLGLPRAPIGIGKVIGVLLVLGGVVLVRRP comes from the coding sequence ATGAACGCGCTCATCCCCATTGTGGCTGCCCTGCTCGCTGGCGTGGGCGTCGCGGTGCAGACCCCAACCAACGCCGCGCTTGGCCGTACCGTCGGATCGGTGACGCTGGCGGCGCTGGTGTCCTTTTCGGTCGGCACGGTCATCCTGCTGGCAGCGTGGCTGCTGGCGGATCGTACACCGCTGTCTCAGCTCAAGGGTGCGCGGGCGTGGATGCTGCTGGGTGGAGCATATGGCGCCTATTTCGTGGCGGCGGTCGCCTTTGCGGTACCGCGACTGGGACTGGCCTCGATGCTGACGATCGTTATCGCCAGCCAGTTGATCGCCGCACTGGTTATCGACCATTTCGGCCTGCTCGGCCTGCCGCGTGCGCCGATCGGGATCGGCAAGGTCATCGGCGTGCTGCTGGTGCTGGGCGGTGTGGTGCTGGTGCGTCGCCCCTGA
- a CDS encoding citrate synthase → MSDTSQTLTIKDKDYLVRKGSVGPDVVDIRKFYGQSGMFTYDPGFTSTASCESGLTYIDGDEGVLLHRGYPIGQLAEQSSFMEVAYLLLNHELPSKDELDKFSWTISRHTMLHEQLAQFYRGFRRDAHPMAIMCGVVGALSAFYHDSTDIADPHQRMVASHRLIAKMPTIAAMAYKYSVGQPFLYPDNSLSYTGNFLRMTFGVPAEPYEVNPAVERAMDRIFILHADHEQNASTSTVRLAGSSGANPFACIAAGIACLWGPAHGGANEAALNMLREIGTPDKIPEYIARAKDKNDPFRLMGFGHRVYKNYDPRATVMQSTVREVFEALNVQDPLFETALRLEEIALKDDYFVEKKLFPNVDFYSGVILSAIGFPTTMFTVLFALARTVGWVAQWNEMISDPEQKIGRPRQLYTGPTQRDYVPLDQR, encoded by the coding sequence ATGAGCGACACCAGCCAGACCTTGACCATCAAGGACAAGGACTATCTCGTCCGTAAGGGCAGTGTCGGGCCAGACGTGGTCGACATCCGCAAATTTTACGGCCAGTCGGGGATGTTCACCTATGACCCCGGTTTCACGTCGACCGCCAGCTGCGAATCGGGCCTGACCTATATCGACGGTGATGAGGGCGTTCTGCTCCATCGCGGTTATCCGATCGGCCAGCTTGCCGAACAGTCCAGCTTCATGGAAGTCGCCTACCTCCTGCTGAACCACGAGCTGCCGTCGAAAGACGAACTCGACAAGTTCAGCTGGACGATCAGCCGCCACACCATGCTGCACGAGCAGCTGGCGCAATTTTATCGCGGCTTCCGTCGTGACGCCCACCCGATGGCGATCATGTGCGGCGTGGTCGGCGCGCTTTCAGCCTTTTACCACGACTCGACCGATATCGCCGATCCGCACCAGCGGATGGTCGCCAGCCACCGCCTGATCGCCAAGATGCCGACGATTGCGGCGATGGCGTACAAATATTCGGTCGGGCAGCCGTTCCTCTATCCGGACAATTCGCTTTCCTACACCGGCAACTTCCTGCGCATGACGTTCGGCGTTCCAGCCGAGCCGTATGAGGTGAACCCGGCGGTCGAGCGCGCGATGGACCGCATCTTCATCCTGCACGCCGACCATGAGCAGAACGCGTCGACTTCGACCGTGCGGCTGGCCGGTTCCTCGGGCGCCAATCCGTTTGCGTGCATCGCGGCGGGCATCGCCTGTCTGTGGGGTCCGGCGCATGGCGGCGCGAACGAAGCCGCGCTGAACATGCTGCGTGAGATCGGCACCCCGGACAAGATCCCCGAATATATCGCACGCGCAAAGGACAAGAATGACCCGTTCCGCCTGATGGGCTTTGGTCACCGCGTCTACAAGAACTACGACCCGCGCGCGACTGTGATGCAGTCGACCGTGCGTGAAGTGTTCGAGGCGCTGAATGTTCAGGACCCGTTGTTCGAAACGGCTCTTCGCCTCGAAGAAATCGCCCTGAAGGACGATTACTTCGTCGAGAAGAAGCTGTTTCCGAACGTCGATTTCTATTCGGGCGTGATCCTGTCGGCCATCGGTTTCCCGACCACAATGTTCACCGTGCTGTTCGCACTGGCCCGCACCGTGGGCTGGGTCGCGCAGTGGAACGAAATGATTTCAGACCCAGAGCAGAAGATCGGCCGCCCGCGTCAGCTCTACACCGGTCCGACGCAGCGCGACTATGTGCCCCTCGATCAGCGCTGA
- a CDS encoding anhydro-N-acetylmuramic acid kinase, translating to MDKGARVMAVGLMSGTSLDAIDAALIETDGVGHVRPIAFHATEWSDADRALLMAATERALAMAAPAQDPVIAEAEARLGAAHAEAVAQVLAVAGVTPEDVSVIGFHGQTIAHRPDRGWTWQLGDGAALALACGIDVVSDFRSADVAAGGQGAPLLPIYHAALTAGMDGPLAVLNLGGVANVTFIDGDMLIAFDTGPANGLIDSWVEQERGLRFDPDGALAAAGRVDDAVLTAMLDHPFFELPAPKSLDRNDFTIQPARGLSTEDGAATLTAFTAQTVEEGLRILPRRPRRLIVAGGGRRNPTLMRMIGERTNMTVESADALGWNGDSIEAEGFAYMAVRVGRGLPISFPGTTGAPAAMTGGVVHKAGR from the coding sequence ATGGACAAGGGCGCGCGCGTGATGGCGGTGGGATTGATGTCGGGCACCTCGCTCGACGCGATCGACGCCGCACTGATCGAAACCGACGGCGTGGGGCATGTCCGCCCTATCGCCTTTCACGCGACCGAATGGTCGGACGCGGACCGGGCATTGCTGATGGCCGCGACCGAGCGTGCGCTGGCAATGGCCGCCCCCGCACAGGATCCGGTGATTGCCGAGGCTGAGGCGCGGCTGGGCGCCGCTCATGCGGAGGCGGTGGCGCAAGTGCTAGCCGTGGCAGGCGTCACGCCCGAAGATGTGTCGGTCATCGGCTTTCACGGGCAGACCATTGCCCATCGCCCCGATCGCGGCTGGACATGGCAGTTGGGTGACGGTGCCGCGCTTGCGCTCGCATGCGGCATCGACGTGGTTTCCGATTTCCGCAGCGCCGATGTCGCCGCCGGGGGGCAGGGGGCGCCGCTGCTGCCCATCTATCACGCAGCGCTGACAGCGGGCATGGACGGGCCGCTGGCGGTGCTGAACCTGGGCGGCGTGGCGAACGTCACCTTTATCGACGGCGACATGCTGATCGCCTTCGACACCGGGCCGGCAAATGGCCTGATCGATTCGTGGGTGGAGCAGGAACGCGGACTGCGCTTCGATCCCGACGGTGCGCTGGCGGCGGCGGGACGCGTCGATGACGCGGTGCTGACGGCCATGCTGGATCACCCCTTTTTCGAACTGCCCGCGCCCAAGTCGCTGGACCGCAACGACTTCACCATCCAGCCCGCACGAGGCCTGTCGACCGAGGATGGCGCCGCGACGCTGACCGCCTTTACCGCGCAAACGGTGGAGGAGGGGCTGCGGATTCTGCCACGGCGGCCCCGGCGGCTGATCGTCGCGGGTGGTGGGCGGCGCAATCCCACGCTGATGCGGATGATCGGTGAGCGCACGAACATGACCGTCGAATCGGCGGACGCACTGGGCTGGAACGGCGATTCGATCGAGGCGGAGGGCTTTGCCTATATGGCGGTGCGCGTCGGGCGCGGGCTGCCGATCAGCTTTCCCGGCACCACCGGCGCCCCGGCGGCAATGACCGGTGGCGTCGTCCACAAGGCGGGGCGCTGA
- a CDS encoding PilZ domain-containing protein, with amino-acid sequence MAYTGSQRAFVEQRSEDRDEVQFRARASGPDNRALSLLVVNLSPNGMMARCEDAFAPGDRLRVTLPVVGAMSAEVRWALGGRIGCQFESGIDRATYRELLATVMQR; translated from the coding sequence TTGGCCTATACGGGTAGCCAACGGGCCTTTGTCGAGCAGCGTTCGGAAGACCGCGACGAGGTGCAGTTCCGCGCCCGTGCGTCCGGCCCCGACAATCGCGCACTGTCGCTTCTGGTCGTCAACCTGTCACCCAACGGCATGATGGCCCGGTGCGAGGACGCGTTTGCGCCGGGCGACCGGCTGCGCGTGACTTTGCCCGTGGTCGGCGCGATGTCTGCCGAAGTGCGCTGGGCGCTGGGCGGGCGCATCGGCTGTCAGTTCGAAAGCGGCATCGACCGCGCGACTTACCGCGAATTGCTGGCCACGGTTATGCAGCGTTAA
- a CDS encoding ComEC/Rec2 family competence protein, producing the protein MPYWPSRAPSTHPGALQIGAPGRWFNPRAAIESLLEAERDQLPLWLPVAMGCGMAAWLSLPWRSHWIAFLLAMSAIAAVAIALGRGGRASRCVAIGAVAAAIGCALIWARAETVRAPVLARPAVVTLDAVVETVAQLPARGITRVTLQPGRDDLPPRVRVNIAADDVPDALVAGARVRMKARLMPPAPPAVPGAYDFARVAWFSGLGATGSALGPVTMLSTPGSQAQTLRERLTGHIQSRVGGSAGGVASALVTGDRGAIAVEDDEALRRSGLAHLLSVSGLHVTAVVGATMLLVLRLLALWPALALRVRLPVVAALVAALVAGFYTWLTGAEVPTVRSLIAALIVLAALAMGREAITLRLVAAGAVLVLLLWPEAIATASFQLSFAAVTAIVALHEHPRVRGWFAPREEGRGARMLRGLVSLLLTGLIVELALMPIGLFHFHKAGLYGAAANLIAIPLTTFVVMPAEALALALDMVGAGAPLWWLVDVALSMLLAMARGVAAAPGAVAALPTMPQYAVGLMIGGGLWMALWRTRGRWLGAAPFLLGAVAALLAPAPEVIVTGDGRHVALRAADGSVRLLRERAGDYVRGVLGEAAGIDTALDAMDDWPDARCSRDLCMAKLVRGEHQWIVTATRSADYLPIGDMLNLCRASDIVVSDRRLPRGCTPRWLKLDRTLLSQLGGVAIDLDRWRLSRARTAGDQPWKQPDRIAPASLRRSPHAASNGL; encoded by the coding sequence ATGCCTTACTGGCCTAGCCGCGCCCCTAGCACGCACCCCGGCGCGCTTCAAATCGGAGCGCCGGGCCGATGGTTCAACCCGCGCGCAGCCATCGAATCGCTGCTGGAGGCAGAGCGCGACCAACTGCCCCTTTGGCTGCCTGTGGCAATGGGGTGCGGCATGGCGGCGTGGCTTTCGCTGCCATGGCGGAGCCACTGGATCGCGTTCCTGCTGGCAATGTCGGCAATTGCAGCGGTCGCCATCGCCCTGGGTCGGGGTGGGCGGGCATCGCGCTGCGTCGCCATCGGCGCCGTGGCGGCGGCCATAGGCTGCGCGCTGATCTGGGCCAGGGCTGAAACTGTTCGCGCGCCTGTGCTGGCGCGACCGGCGGTCGTGACGCTGGATGCGGTGGTCGAGACGGTCGCTCAGCTACCGGCGCGCGGGATCACGCGCGTGACGTTGCAGCCGGGCCGCGATGACCTGCCGCCCCGCGTGCGCGTCAATATCGCCGCCGATGACGTACCGGATGCGCTGGTCGCGGGCGCGCGGGTTCGGATGAAAGCGCGGCTGATGCCGCCCGCACCACCGGCGGTGCCGGGCGCCTATGACTTTGCGCGCGTCGCATGGTTTTCCGGTCTGGGCGCCACGGGCAGCGCGCTGGGGCCAGTAACGATGCTGTCGACGCCGGGATCGCAAGCACAGACACTGCGAGAGCGGCTGACCGGGCATATCCAGTCGCGCGTCGGCGGCAGCGCGGGCGGGGTGGCATCGGCGCTGGTGACAGGGGATCGCGGTGCTATCGCGGTCGAGGATGATGAGGCATTGCGCCGATCCGGCCTTGCTCACCTGCTGTCAGTCAGCGGGCTTCACGTCACGGCAGTCGTTGGTGCGACGATGCTGCTGGTGCTGCGGCTGCTGGCGCTGTGGCCGGCGCTGGCGCTGCGGGTACGCTTGCCGGTGGTGGCTGCCCTGGTCGCGGCACTGGTGGCGGGTTTCTACACCTGGCTCACCGGGGCGGAGGTGCCGACGGTCCGCTCGCTGATCGCGGCACTGATCGTGCTGGCGGCGCTGGCAATGGGACGGGAAGCGATTACGCTGCGTCTGGTCGCGGCAGGGGCGGTGCTGGTGCTGCTGCTCTGGCCCGAAGCGATCGCGACCGCCAGTTTCCAGCTGAGCTTCGCCGCCGTAACCGCAATTGTCGCCTTGCACGAACATCCACGGGTTCGCGGGTGGTTCGCCCCGCGTGAGGAGGGGCGTGGTGCGCGGATGCTGCGCGGCCTTGTCTCGCTGCTGCTGACGGGGCTGATCGTCGAGCTGGCTTTGATGCCGATCGGACTGTTCCATTTTCACAAGGCCGGACTGTACGGCGCCGCCGCCAACCTGATCGCCATCCCGCTGACGACCTTTGTCGTGATGCCGGCGGAGGCGCTGGCGCTGGCGCTGGACATGGTGGGCGCAGGGGCGCCGCTCTGGTGGCTGGTGGATGTCGCCCTGTCGATGCTGCTGGCAATGGCGCGCGGGGTCGCGGCGGCGCCGGGTGCGGTCGCGGCATTGCCGACGATGCCGCAATACGCCGTTGGCCTGATGATCGGCGGCGGCTTGTGGATGGCATTGTGGCGGACCAGGGGGCGCTGGTTGGGGGCGGCTCCCTTCCTTCTCGGCGCGGTGGCGGCGCTGCTGGCACCGGCACCGGAAGTGATCGTAACCGGGGATGGCCGCCACGTCGCGCTCCGTGCCGCCGACGGATCGGTGCGGCTCCTTCGCGAGCGCGCGGGCGACTATGTGCGTGGCGTGCTGGGCGAAGCTGCCGGAATCGACACGGCGCTGGACGCCATGGACGACTGGCCGGATGCACGATGCAGTCGCGACCTGTGCATGGCCAAGTTAGTTCGCGGCGAGCACCAGTGGATCGTCACCGCTACGCGCAGCGCCGACTATCTGCCGATCGGGGACATGCTGAACCTGTGCCGGGCGAGCGATATCGTCGTCAGCGACCGCCGCCTGCCGCGCGGTTGCACACCGCGCTGGCTGAAGCTGGACCGCACCTTGCTCAGCCAACTTGGCGGGGTGGCGATCGACCTGGACCGGTGGCGCTTGTCGAGGGCGCGGACAGCGGGCGACCAGCCGTGGAAGCAGCCCGACCGGATTGCGCCGGCCAGCTTGCGGCGGAGTCCCCATGCGGCCAGTAATGGGCTATGA
- the gltX gene encoding glutamate--tRNA ligase: protein MSATDLTGTDRNPAIVTRFAPSPTGFLHIGGARTALFNWLFARHHGGRFLLRIEDTDRARSTQPAIDAILDGMRWLGLDWDDDAVFQFARAERHAAVAKQLLDAGHAYKCFATPEELTALREEQRAAGKPMRYDGRWRDRDPADAPADMPYVVRLKAPTEGSVTIDDQVQGPVTVANAELDDFVLLRSDGTPTYMLAVVVDDHDMGVTHVIRGDDHLNNAFRQLALIHAMDAVEGGWPDPVYAHIPLIHGSDGAKLSKRHGALGVEAYRDDLGILPEALVNYLLRLGWGHGDDEIISRDQAVEWFALDGVGKSPSRFDQKKLENLNGLYIRGADDSRLAELVADRLTDIDRAVALPRLVAAMPVLKPRAANLNELADGARFLFAVRPLLVAEDTRTLLEGANVEVLAALHSALDAVPLWDTEVLEAAVRGVAEARGIKLGAAAQPLRAALTGRRTSPGIFDVLTLLGRDESLGRIADQMAAPANQ, encoded by the coding sequence TTGAGCGCAACCGATCTTACCGGCACCGACCGGAACCCCGCCATCGTTACCCGTTTCGCGCCTTCGCCGACGGGTTTCCTCCATATCGGCGGTGCGCGCACCGCGTTGTTCAACTGGCTGTTCGCTCGCCACCATGGCGGCCGCTTTCTCCTGAGGATCGAGGATACCGACCGCGCGCGCTCGACGCAGCCTGCGATCGACGCGATTCTGGATGGCATGCGCTGGCTGGGCCTCGACTGGGACGACGACGCCGTCTTTCAGTTCGCACGGGCTGAGCGTCATGCCGCCGTTGCAAAGCAGCTTCTGGATGCAGGCCATGCCTATAAGTGCTTTGCCACACCCGAAGAGCTGACCGCCCTTCGCGAAGAGCAGCGCGCGGCAGGCAAGCCGATGCGCTATGACGGTCGCTGGCGGGACCGTGATCCCGCGGATGCACCCGCGGACATGCCTTACGTCGTCCGTCTGAAGGCGCCGACCGAAGGCAGTGTGACGATCGATGATCAGGTCCAGGGACCGGTCACCGTTGCCAATGCCGAGCTTGACGACTTCGTGCTGCTGCGCTCGGATGGAACGCCGACCTATATGCTGGCCGTTGTCGTGGACGACCATGACATGGGCGTTACCCATGTCATTCGCGGTGACGATCATCTGAACAACGCCTTCCGCCAGCTGGCACTGATCCACGCGATGGATGCGGTGGAAGGCGGCTGGCCCGACCCGGTTTACGCGCACATCCCGCTGATCCACGGCAGCGACGGGGCCAAGTTGTCCAAGCGCCACGGCGCGCTGGGGGTTGAGGCCTATCGCGACGATCTGGGCATCCTGCCCGAAGCGCTGGTCAACTATCTGCTTCGTCTGGGCTGGGGGCACGGCGATGACGAGATCATCAGCCGCGATCAGGCGGTGGAGTGGTTTGCGCTCGACGGTGTGGGCAAATCGCCCTCGCGATTCGATCAGAAGAAGCTCGAAAATCTGAACGGCCTGTATATTCGCGGCGCGGACGACAGCCGCCTGGCCGAACTTGTGGCCGACCGCCTGACCGACATCGACCGCGCCGTCGCGCTGCCGCGGCTGGTGGCGGCGATGCCCGTGCTGAAGCCGCGTGCGGCGAATCTCAATGAACTCGCCGATGGCGCGCGCTTCCTGTTCGCGGTGCGGCCGCTTTTGGTTGCAGAAGATACCAGAACTCTGCTTGAAGGCGCCAATGTCGAGGTGCTTGCTGCATTGCACAGCGCCCTTGACGCGGTGCCGCTCTGGGATACGGAGGTTCTCGAAGCGGCGGTACGCGGCGTGGCCGAAGCGCGGGGCATCAAGCTTGGCGCAGCGGCACAGCCATTGCGCGCGGCGCTCACCGGGCGGCGGACCTCGCCGGGCATTTTCGACGTGCTGACCCTGTTGGGCCGCGACGAAAGCCTGGGACGGATCGCCGACCAAATGGCCGCACCGGCCAACCAATAA